The Antennarius striatus isolate MH-2024 chromosome 20, ASM4005453v1, whole genome shotgun sequence genome includes a region encoding these proteins:
- the abca4a gene encoding retinal-specific phospholipid-transporting ATPase ABCA4a isoform X3 encodes MGAGRQVKLLLWKNWTVRRRQRVRFFMEIMWPVMLFMGLVWLRRVNPLYRQHECHFPNKAMPSTGVLPWIQGIFCNANNPCFQYPTRGESPGLVSNYNNSILARLYSDAQELLFSDPEFPQLGRLWRELNTMSNFMDTLRTHPALVSGRGLKVETILKDDETLTSFLLRDIPLTQSVVNHLVSAQIRPEQFVFGAPDMHLKDVACSLDLLERFLIFPSRRGLYAVRNAMCILTPQRLQIIEDKFYANVDFFKLFQLLPLVLDNHSEGIDIRFWVRVISATSVKLRELHQRSSSRELLQVMTPLFQNNLSFRQVMSAASSLVCGYTEGAFSRVASFNWYEDNNYKAFLGISSNGRHNHHTYDNSTTSFCNEWMSELESDPTTRIVWNSVKPMLMGQILYAPDSPAVRRIIRNANITFEELDRLRTMGKAWEEVAPQIWAFFQHGVQVKMIRDTIRNPSVMDFIDRTLRETPFTSKHILNFLHNGLSEDRPAGMPDLDWRDIFNLTDRVIRMLNQYGDCVVLDKFVALPDEDTVTHRALDLLDDSTFWAGLVFVNMYPWTNEVPPHVKFKIRMDIDAVERTNKVKDRYWDPGPRADPMDDLRYVWGGFAYLQDIIEHGIIKTQTGKEWPQGVYLQQMPYPCYVDDLFMLTLNRCFPIFMVLAWVYSVSMIVKSIVLEKELRLKETLKVMGVTNGVIWSTWFIDSFILMGTSTALLTAIIMGGRVLNYSNAVILFLFLLTFTTATIMQCFLLSVFFNHANLAAACCGIVYFALYLPHIFCFAWQDHITKDMKILVSLLSQVAFGFGTEYLSRYEEQGLGLQWDNIQTSPLEGDEFSFLTSICMMGLDTILYGVLAWYLDNVFPGQYGIGRPFYFPFLPCYWLNSVAPASGDDKMKLDKHRFDNLVKKDQGDQQENEEVENPDQEKPKAPTEAASCEHQDERERLEKESQTEVEENQERNGQPFFEDEPSDLVEGVSIQNLVKLFSGSSRPAVDGLTISFYESQITALLGHNGAGKTTTMSILTGVLPPTSGTATVYGKDICTDMDSVRLSLGMCPQHNILFQYMTVAEHILFYSLLKGRPEAEAGEEVENMLLDLGLPHKRDEMTQNLSGGMQRKLSVALAFVGGAKVVILDEPTSGVDPYSRRSIWDLLLKYRAGRTVIMSTHHMDEADLLSDRVAIISQGRLYCCGSPIFLKNCFGAGFYLTLVRRMKHDAPKASCDCTEDCSCKCSKCSKFKGNQEESQTTERQMDGNMERITALVHHHVPQARLIEAIGQELTFLLPNRNFQPRAYASLFRELEETLVDIGLSSFGVSDTSLEEIFLKVTADGNATNRKCKHDANKAQQNAGQGLSTASEGSPGRGSCQVRGLCLTIKQFFALLIKRLHHTTRSYKDFFAQIVLPASFVFLALTFTLIVPPFGEYPSLTLSPWLYGRQYTFFSNERPKDAQMRYFGEVLLDKPGFGTRCMLDEPLEDFPCNNITTEWEMPLVNPVLIEALAGPEWSFNRPSPDCQCSTAKKLTMLPVCPEGAGGLPPPQRIQSTGDVLLDLTGRNISDYLVKTYPSLIRTSLKSKYWVNEQRYGGISVGGQLPVLELQPKAIQDVAAQLGRLLNVTAGRYSKQTLRDIGTFLRYMETQDNIKVWYNNKGWHAMVSFMNVANNAILRANLPKRVNLDEYGITAINHPLNLTKDQLSEITVLNTSVDAVVAICVIFAMSFVPASFVLYLIQERVTQAKHLQFVSGVSPLVYWTANFLWDMVNYSISAAMVVEIFIFFDKKCFTSSTNLQPLIALLMLYGWSVTPMMYPMSFVFSVPSTAYVSLSCINLFIGINSSAVTFILDLFESTTALYKFNQLLKTVLLLFPHYCLGRGLIDMAMNQAVSDVYARFGEDYSPDPYSWNFIGKNLFFMAVEGFVYFTLNLLFQYRFFLDHWIPDCPKPPVVEEDVDVTEERERIYKGQKTNDILRVRDLSKTYSGTIIPAVDRICVGVSPGECFGLLGVNGAGKTTTFKMLTGDIDVTSGEASVAGHCVLTNILDVHQNMGYCPQFDAIDELLTGREHLHLYARLRGVPEADISRVADWAIQKLGLSEDAGRSAGTYSGGNRRKLSTAIAMIGCPVLVLLDEPTTGMDPLSRRFLWNSIMSVIQDRRAVVLTSHSMEECEALCTRLAIMVNGSFKCLGTIQHLKYKFGDGYVVTMKIRAEKPGCAPDLNLAEAFMESTFPGCIQREKHYNTLQYKISSSCLARIFQMVLANKDKLNIEDYSVSQTTLDQVFVNFAKQQSREDDAIVLHPKAAGAQRYSETTTVKSVGK; translated from the exons ATGGGGGCAGGAAGGCAGGTCAAACTCCTGCTGTGGAAGAACTGGACTGTCCGCAGGAGGCAAAGG gtGCGTTTCTTTATGGAGATCATGTGGCCTGTCATGCTGTTTATGGGCCTGGTGTGGCTGAGGAGAGTGAACCCTCTGTACCGTCAACATGAAT GCCACTTTCCAAACAAGGCCATGCCCTCCACAGGGGTCCTGCCATGGATCCAGGGAATCTTCTGTAATGCCAATAACCCTTGTTTTCAATACCCCACCCGCGGTGAGTCTCCTGGCCTGGTGTCCAACTACAACAACTCCAT TCTGGCTCGGTTATATTCCGATGCGCAGGAGCTTCTATTTAGTGACCCAGAGTTTCCTCAACTTGGTCGTCTCTGGAGGGAACTGAACACTATGAGTAACTTCATGGACACCCTACGCACCCATCCAGCACTGGTCTCAG GTCGGGGACTAAAGGTCGAGACTATTCTCAAGGACGATGAGACGCTGACGTCATTCCTGCTGAGAGACATCCCTCTGACACAGTCTGTTGTGAATCATCTAGTCAGTGCTCAAATCAGGCCTGAACAG TTTGTCTTTGGAGCTCCAGATATGCATTTAAAGGATGTTGCCTGCAGCCTCGACCTGCTGGAACGATTCCTCATCTttcccagccgccgtggactcTACGCTGTTCGCAACGCCATGTGCATCCTCACCCCACAGCGACTGCAGATCATTGAGGACAAATTCTACGCCAATGTTGACTTTTTCAAGCTCTTCCAGCTG CTTCCACTTGTGCTGGACAACCACTCTGAAGGCATCGACATTCGTTTCTGGGTCAGGGTCATCTCTGCCACCTCTGTCAAACTGAGAGAG CTGCACCAAAGGAGCAGCTCCAGGGAGCTCCTCCAGGTCATGACCCCTCTCTTCCAGAACAATCTCTCCTTCAGGCAGGTTATGTCCGCCGCCTCCAGCCTGGTGTGTGGCTACACTGAGGGCGCTTTCTCCCGCGTCGCCTCCTTTAACTGGTATGAGGACAATAACTACAAAGCCTTCTTGGGCATCAGCAGCAACGGGAGGCACAACCACCACACGTACGACAACAGCACGA CATCTTTCTGCAATGAGTGGATGAGCGAACTGGAGTCTGACCCCACCACAAGGATTGTGTGGAACTCTGTCAAGCCCATGTTAATGGGGCAAATCCTCTATGCCCCCGACTCACCGGCTGTAAGGAGAATCATTCGGAAT gcaaacattacatttgagGAGCTGGACAGACTGAGGACGATGGGGAAGGCCTGGGAGGAAGTGGCGCCCCAGATCTGGGCTTTTTTCCAACATGGAGTCCAAGTCAAGATGATCCGG gACACCATTCGCAACCCATCAGTGATGGATTTCATAGACAGgactctaagggagacaccattCACGTCCAAACACATCCTCAACTTCCTGCACAATGGACTGTCAGAAGATCGTCCGGCTGGAATGCCTGATCTTGACTGGCGAGACATTTTCAACCTCACTGACCGGGTCATCAGGATGCTCAACCAGTACGGGGAT TGTGTAGTCCTGGATAAGTTTGTGGCTCTTCCTGATGAGGACACCGTCACTCATCGAGCCCTGGACCTGTTGGATGACAGTACGTTCTGGGCAGGCCTTGTATTTGTAAATATGTACCCTTGGACCAACGAAGTGCCGCCTCATGTTAAGTTCAAGATCCGAATGGATATTGATGCAGTGGAGCGCACCAATAAGGTCAAAGACAG GTACTGGGACCCCGGCCCCAGAGCAGATCCTATGGATGACCTTCGCTATGTTTGGGGCGGCTTTgcttacctccaggacattatCGAGCACGGGATCATCAAGACCCAGACAGGAAAGGAGTGGCCACAGGGTGTTTACCTGCAGCAGATGCCCTACCCTTGTTATGTGGATGATCT CTTCATGCTGACACTGAACCGCTGCTTTCCCATCTTCATGGTGCTGGCCTGGGTCTACTCTGTGTCCATGATCGTCAAGAGCATCGTCCTGGAAAAGGAACTTCGCCTGAAGGAGACACTAAAGGTTATGGGGGTCACCAACGGTGTCATCTGGTCCACATGGTTTATCGACAGCTTCATCTTGATGGGCACTAGCACTGCCCTTCTCACCGCTATCATCATG GGAGGAAGGGTGCTGAACTACAGCAACGccgtcatcctcttcctctttttactCACCTTCACTACAGCTACCATCATGCAatgcttcctcctcagtgtcttCTTTAACCACGCCAATCTGGCAGCCGCCTGCTGTGGCATTGTTTACTTCGCCCTCTACCTTCCACACATCTTCTGCTTTGCCTGGCAAGACCACATCACAAAAGACATGAAGATCCTGGTG agTCTGCTTTCCCAAGTGGCTTTTGGCTTTGGGACAGAGTACCTGTCGCGGTATGAAGAACAGGGCCTGGGTCTGCAGTGGGACAACATCCAGACCAGCCCTCTGGAGGGGGACGAGTTCTCCTTCCTTACCTCCATCTGCATGATGGGCCTGGACACCATACTGTATGGAGTGCTGGCCTGGTACCTGGACAATGTCTTCCCTG GCCAGTATGGAATTGGTCGCCCGTTTTACTTCCCCTTCCTGCCCTGTTATTGGCTGAACAGCGTAGCTCCAGCTTCAG gtgatgATAAAATGAAGTTGGATAAACACAGATTTGATAACCTTGTAAAAAAAGATCAAGGAGATCAGCAGGAAAATGAAGAGGTGGAAAATCCAGACCAGGAGAAACCCAAAGCACCGACGGAGGCCGCTTCATGTGAACATCAGGATGAACGCGAGAGGCTGGAGAAGGAGAGCCAGACTGAAGtggaggagaaccaggagaggaATG GTCAGCCATTTTTTGAAGATGAGCCGTCTGACCTGGTGGAGGGGGTCTCCATCCAGAATCTGGTTAAGCTGTTTAGTGGCAGCTCCAGACCAGCTGTTGATGGTCTAACCATCAGTTTTTATGAGAGTCAGATTACTGCCTTACTGGGACACAACGGGGCTGGAAAGACCACCACCAT GTCCATCTTGACTGGAGTGCTCCCCCCCACCTCAGGCACAGCCACCGTTTATGGGAAGGACATCTGCACAGACATGGACAGCGTCCGCCTGTCTCTGGGAATGTGCCCTCAACACAACATCCTGTTTCAGTA TATGACTGTAGCAGAACACATCCTCTTCTACTCGCTGCTGAAAGGCCGTCCTGAGGCCGAGGctggagaggaggtggagaataTGCTGCTGGATCTGGGTCTTCCTCACAAAAGAGATGAAATGACTCAGAACCTCTCAG GGGGCATGCAGCGTAAGCTGTCAGTTGCCTTGGCTTTTGTTGGTGGGGCTAAGGTGGTGATCCTGGATGAGCCCACGTCAGGGGTGGACCCCTACTCAAGACGCTCCATCTGGGACCTTCTGCTCAAATATCGTGCAG GACGCACAGTGATCATGTCCACCCACCACATGGACGAGGCTGACCTACTGAGTGACAGAGTCGCCATCATCTCCCAGGGCCGTCTCTACTGTTGCGGGTCCCCCATCTTCTTGAAGAACTGTTTTGGTGCTGGCTTCTACCTTACTCTTGTCAGACGGATGAAACATGATGCTCCAAAG GCCAGTTGTGACTGCACTGAGGATTGTTCCTGCAAATGTTCAAAGTGCTCAAAGTTTAAAGGGAACCAGGAGGAGAGCCAGACGACAGAGAGGCAGATGGACG gtaacaTGGAGAGGATCACCGCTCTGGTCCATCATCACGTGCCACAGGCGCGGCTCATTGAGGCCATCGGCCAGGAACTGACCTTCCTGCTGCCCAACCGTAACTTCCAGCCCAGGGCTTACGCCAGTCTGTtcagggagctggaggagacGCTGGTGGACATCGGCCTCAGCAGCTTCGGCGTGTCCGACACGTCGCTGGAGGAG ATCTTCCTAAAGGTCACCGCTGATGGGAATGCAACCAacagaaaatgtaaacatg ATGCAAATAAAGCTCAGCAGAATGCTGGCCAGGGCCTCTCCACTGCTTCTGAAGGAAGTCCTGGCAGAGGATCCTGCCAGGTCAGAGGCCTGTGTCTAACCATCAAACAGTTCTTCGCTCTGCTGATCAAGAGGTTGCATCACACGACGCGCTCCTACAAAGACTTTTTCGCTCAG ATCGTGCTGCCGGCCAGTTTTGTTTTCCTGGCGCTGACATTCACGCTGATAGTTCCACCTTTCGGAGAGTATCCAAGTCTGACTCTTAGTCCCTGGCTGTATGGGAGACAGTACACCTTCTTCAG CAACGAGCGTCCCAAGGATGCTCAGATGAGATACTTTGGTGAAGTGTTGTTGGACAAGCCTGGCTTTGGGACCCGTTGCATGCTGGACGAACCGCTAGA AGATTTCCCATGTAACAACATCACCACAGAGTGGGAGATGCCCCTGGTTAACCCCGTCCTGATAGAAGCACTGGCCGGTCCAGAGTGGAGCTTCAACAGACCATCTCCTGACTGTCAGTGCAGCACAGCCAAGAAACTGACCATGCTACCTGTGTGTCCTGAGGGCGCTGGAGGGCTCCCACCTCCACAA AGGATTCAGTCAACAGGAGATGTTCTCTTGGATCTAACGGGCAGGAACATCTCTGACTACCTGGTGAAGACTTACCCCAGTCTCATCAGGACCAG CTTGAAGAGCAAATATTGGGTGAACGAGCAAAG GTATGGAGGGATATCAGTCGGCGGGCAGCTTCCTGTGTTGGAGCTGCAGCCTAAGGCCATACAGGATGTCGCAGCACAGCTGGGACGTCTGCTCAACGTCACCGCg GGCCGATACTCCAAGCAAACGCTGAGGGACATCGGGACATTTCTGAGGTATATGGAGACTCAAGACAATATCAAG GTGTGGTACAACAACAAGGGCTGGCATGCCATGGTGTCTTTCATGAACGTGGCCAATAACGCCATCCTCCGTGCAAACCTTCCCAAACGAGTGAACCTGGACGAATATGGAATCACCGCCATCAACCATCCCCTGAACCTCACCAAAGACCAGCTTTCTGAGATCACTGT CctgaacacctcagtggatgcAGTGGTGGCCATTTGTGTCATCTTTGCCATGTCCTTCGTTCCGGCCAGCTTCGTCCTCTATCTGATCCAGGAGAGGGTCACCCAGGCCAAACACCTGCAGTTTGTCAGCGGTGTCAGTCCGTTGGTGTACTGGACAGCCAACTTTCTCTGGGACATG GTGAATTACTCCATCAGTGCAGCAATGGTGGTGGAAATTTTCATCTTCTTTGATAAGAAATGCTTCACCTCATCAACCAACCTGCAACCCCTTATTGCCCTGCTCATGCTTTATGG TTGGTCTGTGACTCCCATGATGTACCCCATGTCCTTCGTATTCAGTGTTCCGAGCACCGCCTACGTCTCTTTGTCGTGTATCAATCTCTTCATTGGCATCAATAGCAGCGCTGTCACCTTCATCCTGGACCTTTTTGAGTCCACCACA GCTCTCTACAAGTTCAACCAGCTGCTGAAGACcgtcctgctcctcttccccCATTACTGCCTGGGCCGGGGTCTCATTGACATGGCTATGAACCAGGCTGTGAGTGACGTCTACGCTCGCtttg GTGAAGACTACAGTCCAGACCCCTACAGCTGGAACTTTATTGGGAAGAACCTCTTTTTCATGGCAGTAGAGGGATTTGTTTATTTCACCCTCAACCTTCTCTTCCAGTATCGTTTCTTCCTGGATCACTG GATACCTGACTGCCCAAAGCCTCCTGTTGTGGAGGAAGACGTAGACGTAACAGAGGAAAGGGAGCGGATCTATAAGGgccaaaaaacaaatgacatccTACGCGTAAGAGATCTCTCCAAG ACATATTCAGGAACAATCATCCCTGCGGTGGACAGGATCTGTGTTGGCGTGTCCcctggagag TGCTTTGGTCTTCTGGGGGTCAATGGAGCTGGGAAGACCACAACATTTAAGATGCTGACTGGTGACATTGACGTCACATCAGGAGAGGCCTCAGTCGCTGGTCATTG TGTGTTGACCAACATCCTGGATGTCCACCAAAACATGGGCTACTGTCCTCAGTTTGATGCTATAGATGAGCTGCTGACGGGAAGAGAACATCTTCACCTCTACGCCCGCCTGCGTGGCGTCCCAGAGGCCGACATCAGCAgg GTTGCAGACTGGGCCATCCAGAAGCTGGGTCTGTCTGAAGATGCAGGTCGGAGCGCTGGGACCTACAGCGGGGGGAACAGAAGGAAACTCTCCACAGCCATTGCCATGATAGGCTGCCCtgtgctggtgctgctg GACGAGCCCACCACAGGTATGGACCCTCTCTCCCGACGCTTCCTGTGGAACTCCATCATGAGCGTCATTCAGGACAGACGAGCCGTAGTCCTCACCTCACACAG TATGGAGGAGTGTGAAGCACTGTGCACCCGCTTAGCAATTATGGTTAACGGATCCTTTAAGTGTCTGGGAACCATTCAACATCTCAAATACAA GTTTGGTGATGGCTACGTGGTAACCATGAAAATCAGGGCCGAAAAGCCCGGCTGCGCCCCAGACCTGAACCTTGCTGAGGCTTTCATGGAGAGCACCTTCCCCGGCTGCATCCAGAGAGAGAAACACTACAACACCCTGCAGTACAagatctcctcctcctgcctggcCAGGATCTTTCAGATGGTTCTGGCTAACAAAGACAAGCTTAATATAGAAGACTACTCAGTGTCGCAGACGACTCTTGATCAG GTGTTTGTGAATTTCGCCAAGCAACAATCAAGAGAGGATGACGCTATTGTGTTGCATCCAAAAGCTGCAGGGGCTCAGCGATATAGTGAAACCACAACCGTCAAGTCTGTGGGGAAGTGA